A window of the Desulforapulum autotrophicum HRM2 genome harbors these coding sequences:
- a CDS encoding multidrug effflux MFS transporter, whose translation MLSKNKLLLLLSLLAAFPPLSTDMYLAAIPLLQKAWNQPLAMLNLTLVCFFISYCVFLLFYGPLSDRFGRRPLLLVGIAIFIMGSLLCAISDQVFVLIISRVIQGAGAASASALSMAITKDVYKSHERGRILAYIGVIMALAPMLAPVFGGWVLTRFSWRWIFVIQSIVGLIAWIGVFRMSETLKVPSAMGVFQTAGIYLRLLRNRRYLGFSLMMSLVVLPHFAFIGGSADIYITRFGLSEQVFSYFFALNAASIMAGAFLCTRLLHRIGSRRILTLGFAGIMLGGLGMVAHLFPGPWGLALPMALLSFSFGLSRPPSNNLVLEQVDQYAGAASSLLIFIYFMLGAFAMWLISLEWSDKVHTIGVLGTVVGGFILGIWLFLPGAAAGKPTSGGASR comes from the coding sequence ATGCTTTCAAAAAATAAATTATTATTACTGCTGTCGCTGCTGGCGGCGTTTCCTCCCCTTTCAACGGACATGTATCTGGCGGCCATACCTCTGCTTCAAAAGGCCTGGAACCAGCCCCTGGCCATGCTCAACCTGACCCTGGTCTGTTTCTTTATAAGTTACTGCGTGTTCCTGCTGTTTTATGGCCCCCTGTCGGATCGGTTCGGCCGTCGGCCTTTGCTGCTGGTGGGGATTGCCATTTTTATTATGGGAAGCCTTTTGTGCGCCATTTCAGACCAGGTGTTTGTCCTGATTATTTCCCGGGTGATCCAGGGCGCCGGGGCAGCTTCTGCATCGGCCCTTTCAATGGCCATCACAAAGGATGTCTATAAATCCCATGAACGGGGACGCATCCTTGCATATATCGGCGTGATCATGGCCCTGGCTCCCATGCTGGCTCCTGTGTTTGGGGGATGGGTGCTGACCCGGTTTTCCTGGCGCTGGATATTTGTGATCCAGAGTATTGTCGGGCTGATCGCGTGGATCGGCGTATTTCGCATGTCCGAAACCCTGAAGGTCCCCTCAGCCATGGGGGTATTTCAGACCGCCGGAATCTACCTGCGCCTGCTTCGTAATCGTCGTTATCTGGGCTTTTCCCTGATGATGTCCCTGGTCGTGCTCCCGCATTTTGCGTTCATCGGGGGATCGGCGGATATTTATATCACCCGTTTCGGCCTGTCGGAGCAGGTATTCAGCTATTTCTTTGCCCTTAACGCGGCGTCCATCATGGCCGGCGCCTTTTTGTGTACCCGTCTGCTGCACCGGATCGGGTCAAGGCGGATACTGACCCTGGGTTTTGCAGGAATTATGCTCGGAGGGCTGGGAATGGTGGCTCATCTTTTCCCCGGTCCCTGGGGCCTGGCCTTGCCCATGGCCCTTCTTTCCTTTTCCTTTGGCCTCAGCCGCCCCCCCAGCAACAACCTGGTGCTCGAGCAGGTGGATCAATATGCCGGGGCTGCATCCTCGCTCCTGATTTTCATCTATTTCATGCTGGGTGCGTTTGCCATGTGGTTGATCTCCCTGGAGTGGAGCGACAAGGTTCATACCATTGGTGTGCTGGGAACAGTGGTCGGTGGGTTCATACTGGGTATCTGGCTTTTTCTTCCCGGAGCAGCGGCTGGAAAGCCTACTTCAGGTGGTGCTTCCAGGTGA
- a CDS encoding TRAP transporter substrate-binding protein, producing the protein MIKPLFRKTRLIISLAALMTLTFCLPASAENIKFGHVAPPFHGQAKAADAFAAYVKEKTQGRIDITTFPTGQLGGERSMAEQVQSGTLQIAALTTAVLQNFVPQCAILDMPFIFPDRQTAYATLDDPEVQERIFSYFPKKGFIAIGWTENEIRDFTNNKRPVRTPEDIKGLKVRVMNSPAYIDTFKQLGASPVGIPFPEIYNALQTGVIDAQENPLMTTVLMKFTEVTKYVTKTQHCLTECIIVVGMDYWESLADGDKQIFMDAAKLATGVNRSVNAALHESLPKINISIADYAKQHDIEIIELTPDEREAFRVSMTPVWNKYRKRIGDDIFDFMLDKIKLHQQ; encoded by the coding sequence ATGATAAAACCGTTGTTTCGTAAAACTCGTCTCATCATATCCCTGGCAGCCCTGATGACCCTGACCTTTTGCCTGCCGGCATCTGCTGAAAACATTAAGTTCGGCCATGTAGCGCCCCCCTTCCACGGTCAGGCAAAGGCGGCCGATGCCTTTGCCGCCTATGTAAAGGAAAAGACCCAGGGACGCATTGACATTACCACCTTCCCCACGGGTCAGCTGGGTGGTGAACGCTCCATGGCAGAGCAGGTACAATCGGGAACCCTGCAGATAGCCGCCCTGACCACGGCAGTGCTTCAAAATTTTGTTCCCCAGTGCGCCATCCTGGATATGCCCTTTATCTTCCCGGACAGACAAACAGCCTATGCCACCCTGGATGACCCGGAGGTCCAGGAACGAATATTTTCCTATTTTCCCAAAAAAGGATTCATTGCCATTGGCTGGACCGAGAATGAAATCCGTGACTTTACCAACAACAAACGCCCCGTACGTACCCCCGAAGACATCAAGGGGCTCAAGGTCCGGGTAATGAATTCACCAGCCTATATTGACACCTTCAAACAGCTGGGCGCTTCACCCGTGGGGATTCCTTTCCCAGAGATCTACAATGCCCTCCAGACCGGGGTAATTGACGCCCAGGAGAACCCCCTCATGACAACGGTTCTCATGAAGTTCACCGAGGTGACCAAGTATGTCACCAAGACCCAGCACTGTCTGACCGAATGCATCATCGTGGTGGGCATGGATTACTGGGAAAGCCTCGCTGACGGGGACAAACAGATTTTCATGGATGCAGCAAAATTGGCCACCGGCGTTAACCGTTCGGTCAATGCAGCCCTGCATGAATCCTTGCCCAAGATCAACATTTCCATTGCCGACTATGCCAAACAGCATGATATTGAAATCATTGAACTGACACCGGATGAACGTGAAGCCTTCCGGGTCTCCATGACCCCGGTCTGGAACAAATACCGTAAAAGAATCGGTGATGACATCTTTGATTTCATGCTCGATAAAATCAAATTGCACCAGCAATAA
- a CDS encoding MBL fold metallo-hydrolase, translating to MKNNLTRLTSTVSAIKTNFLFKTQLLPTHVFVLESDKGLVLFDTGSPGCGRLIVESLKEAGLDPGSIRAICLSHWHRDHAGSLAELTEHLKPESQIDIFIGQADLPLLTGRQAQVLWLHPLLNLPVRHSPGRCPSPSNGRFIALDPAGCAQLEQQYGIRAIPTPGHTPGHTAFLHRQTGSLFSGCAISLLKHNLAGLVPIFHNRKEQIRSGTRLAELEFKYLFPVHMFLRNDEIPLEKRLPCTGKKGFAARLMGTHFLFRYGEE from the coding sequence ATGAAAAACAACCTCACAAGACTGACCTCCACGGTTTCTGCCATAAAAACAAATTTTCTTTTTAAAACTCAGCTGCTGCCCACCCATGTATTTGTTCTGGAATCAGACAAGGGGCTTGTTCTCTTTGATACCGGAAGCCCGGGATGCGGGCGATTGATTGTTGAATCATTAAAAGAGGCTGGGCTGGATCCGGGATCCATCCGGGCCATCTGCCTGAGCCATTGGCACAGGGACCATGCCGGAAGCCTTGCAGAGCTGACCGAACATCTGAAACCTGAATCCCAGATCGATATCTTCATTGGCCAGGCTGACCTGCCCCTGTTAACAGGCAGACAGGCCCAGGTGTTGTGGCTGCACCCCCTTCTGAATCTACCCGTACGCCACAGCCCCGGGCGATGCCCCTCCCCGTCCAACGGCCGGTTCATAGCCCTTGACCCGGCCGGGTGTGCACAGCTTGAACAGCAATATGGCATACGGGCAATCCCTACCCCGGGGCACACCCCCGGGCACACGGCCTTCCTTCACCGGCAGACAGGATCTCTTTTTTCCGGATGCGCCATATCGCTGCTGAAACACAATCTTGCAGGCCTGGTTCCCATTTTCCATAACAGAAAAGAACAGATCCGTTCCGGGACCCGCCTGGCTGAACTTGAATTTAAATATCTGTTCCCGGTACACATGTTCCTGAGAAACGATGAAATTCCTCTGGAAAAGCGCCTGCCCTGCACCGGGAAAAAAGGATTCGCAGCAAGGCTGATGGGAACCCATTTTCTGTTCAGGTACGGGGAAGAATAA
- a CDS encoding TRAP transporter small permease, translating into MQRIHDFIDRVENITLVWTIIGLALAGFIQVITRYLFNYSFSWFEELGRYLGVFIAFLGAAIGVKTGSHFTMDLMVTNLKQPWQQRVKGMTSTLSALFFFTVSWYSWKIVLRMYGYATTSPTMQIPMYIAYLPIPVFSIVIGARFLIKAWEFLKQGEAG; encoded by the coding sequence TTGCAGCGGATCCATGATTTCATAGACAGGGTGGAAAACATAACCCTGGTCTGGACTATTATAGGACTTGCCCTGGCGGGATTCATCCAGGTCATTACCCGGTATCTGTTTAATTACAGCTTTTCCTGGTTTGAAGAACTGGGTCGGTATCTCGGTGTGTTTATCGCCTTTCTGGGCGCCGCCATCGGGGTTAAAACCGGCAGCCATTTCACCATGGATCTGATGGTGACAAACCTGAAGCAGCCCTGGCAGCAACGGGTAAAGGGCATGACCAGCACCCTTTCCGCCCTGTTTTTCTTTACCGTATCCTGGTATTCCTGGAAAATTGTCCTGCGGATGTACGGATATGCGACCACCTCACCGACCATGCAGATCCCCATGTACATTGCCTATCTTCCCATTCCCGTCTTCTCCATTGTCATCGGGGCACGGTTTCTGATCAAGGCATGGGAATTTTTAAAACAGGGGGAGGCCGGATGA
- a CDS encoding spermidine synthase family protein — MSLNYKELDFQQTPLGELMLRRRRLLQLGGLEIYEVKLGEDFLMSSLFHEAESQLSSLGLGVLKRKELDVVVGGLGLGYTAVAALEDRRVTSLVVVEFLEAVIQWHQNGLVPLGRTLTQDPRCRLVHADFFALSQDVSKNFDPADPHKKHDAILLDIDHTPTRVLHQTNTRFYSEQGLRELAQHLKPGGVFALWADGFPEASFTRQLAGVFATAESHTITFENPITGGSSEGAVYVAQTTP, encoded by the coding sequence ATGAGTTTAAACTACAAGGAATTGGATTTTCAACAAACGCCCCTCGGAGAGTTGATGCTGCGGCGACGCCGCTTGCTGCAACTCGGGGGACTTGAGATATACGAGGTCAAGCTTGGTGAGGATTTTCTCATGTCAAGCCTGTTCCATGAGGCAGAATCACAGCTGTCCAGTCTCGGGCTTGGCGTATTGAAAAGAAAAGAACTCGACGTTGTGGTCGGCGGTCTCGGACTCGGTTACACGGCTGTTGCCGCCCTGGAAGATAGGCGCGTCACCTCACTTGTGGTTGTGGAATTTTTAGAGGCAGTCATCCAATGGCACCAGAACGGTCTTGTTCCCCTGGGCAGGACATTGACCCAGGATCCCCGCTGTCGACTGGTTCATGCAGATTTTTTTGCCCTGTCCCAGGACGTATCAAAAAACTTTGACCCGGCAGATCCGCATAAGAAACACGATGCCATTCTTCTGGACATAGACCATACCCCCACGCGGGTTCTGCACCAAACAAATACCCGCTTCTACAGTGAACAAGGACTGAGGGAACTGGCGCAGCATTTAAAGCCTGGCGGGGTTTTTGCCCTCTGGGCCGATGGTTTTCCCGAAGCATCTTTTACCCGTCAACTGGCAGGCGTGTTTGCAACGGCCGAATCCCACACCATAACGTTTGAGAATCCAATAACGGGCGGTTCTTCCGAAGGTGCCGTTTACGTGGCCCAGACAACCCCATAG